In Pectobacterium aroidearum, the following are encoded in one genomic region:
- the pflB gene encoding formate C-acetyltransferase: MTELNEKLANAWQGFSKGEWQDNVNVRDFIQKNYTPYEGDESFLAGATKATSALWDSVMEGIKQENRTHAPVDFDTNVAATITSHDAGYINKGLEKVVGLQTDAPLKRALIPFGGIKMVEGSCKVYGRELDPQLKKIFTEYRKTHNQGVFDVYTPDILRCRKSGVLTGLPDAYGRGRIIGDYRRVALYGIDYLMKDKFAQFTSLQTKLENGEDLEATIRLREEIADQHHALSQIKEMAAKYGCDISGPATTAQEAVQWTYFGYLAAVKSQNGAAMSFGRVSTFLDIYLERDLKAGKITEEEAQEMIDHLVMKLRMVRFLRTPEYDELFSGDPIWATESLAGMGLDGRTLVSKTSFRFLNTLYTMGPSPEPNMTILWSEKLPQNFKNYAAKVSIDTSSLQYENDDLMRPDFNNDDYAIACCVSPMIVGKQMQFFGARANLAKTMLYAINGGVDEKLKMQVGPKSEPIKGDVLNFDEVMDRMDHFMDWLAKQYVTALNIIHYMHDKYSYEASLMALHDRDVFRTMACGIAGLSVAADSLSAIKYAKVKPVRDEDGLAIDFDIEGEYPQFGNNDARVDELACDLVERFMKKIQKLATYRGATPTQSVLTITSNVVYGKKTGNTPDGRRAGAPFGPGANPMHGRDQKGAVASLTSVAKLPFAYAKDGISYTFSIVPNALGKDDNVRKANLAGLMDGYFHHEASIEGGQHLNVNVMNREMLLDAMENPEKYPQLTIRVSGYAVRFNSLTKEQQQDVITRTFTQSM; this comes from the coding sequence ATGACCGAGCTGAATGAAAAATTGGCCAATGCATGGCAAGGCTTTAGCAAAGGTGAATGGCAGGATAACGTCAATGTTCGTGACTTTATCCAGAAAAACTACACACCGTATGAAGGTGATGAGTCTTTCCTGGCTGGTGCAACCAAAGCGACTTCTGCCCTGTGGGACAGCGTCATGGAAGGCATCAAGCAGGAAAACCGCACTCACGCCCCTGTTGATTTTGATACCAATGTTGCCGCAACTATCACGTCTCACGACGCGGGATACATCAACAAAGGTCTGGAAAAAGTCGTTGGTCTGCAAACTGACGCTCCGCTGAAACGTGCGTTGATTCCGTTCGGCGGCATCAAAATGGTTGAAGGTTCATGCAAAGTTTACGGCCGTGAACTGGATCCTCAACTGAAAAAAATCTTCACTGAATACCGCAAAACGCACAACCAGGGCGTGTTCGATGTTTACACCCCAGACATCCTGCGTTGCCGTAAATCTGGCGTTCTGACTGGCCTGCCAGATGCCTATGGCCGTGGCCGTATCATCGGTGACTACCGTCGCGTTGCGCTGTACGGTATCGACTACCTGATGAAAGACAAGTTTGCTCAGTTCACTTCTCTGCAAACCAAACTGGAAAACGGCGAAGATCTGGAAGCAACAATCCGTCTGCGTGAAGAAATTGCCGATCAGCACCATGCCCTGAGCCAAATTAAAGAAATGGCAGCTAAATATGGCTGTGATATTTCTGGCCCAGCGACAACGGCTCAGGAAGCGGTTCAGTGGACTTACTTCGGCTACCTGGCTGCGGTGAAATCACAGAATGGTGCAGCCATGTCCTTCGGACGTGTGTCCACCTTCCTGGATATCTACCTTGAGCGCGATCTGAAAGCTGGCAAAATCACCGAAGAAGAAGCTCAGGAAATGATTGACCACCTGGTCATGAAACTGCGTATGGTGCGTTTCCTGCGTACTCCTGAGTATGATGAGCTGTTCTCTGGTGACCCAATCTGGGCAACTGAATCTCTGGCTGGTATGGGTCTGGATGGCCGTACGCTGGTAAGTAAAACCAGCTTCCGCTTCCTGAACACCCTGTACACCATGGGGCCGTCTCCAGAGCCGAACATGACCATCCTGTGGTCTGAAAAACTGCCACAGAACTTCAAAAACTATGCCGCTAAAGTCTCCATCGATACCTCTTCTCTGCAATACGAGAATGACGATCTGATGCGTCCTGACTTTAACAACGATGACTACGCGATTGCTTGTTGCGTAAGCCCAATGATCGTTGGTAAACAAATGCAGTTCTTCGGTGCCCGTGCAAACCTGGCGAAAACCATGCTGTACGCTATTAACGGCGGTGTGGACGAAAAACTGAAAATGCAGGTTGGTCCGAAATCAGAACCAATCAAAGGCGACGTTCTGAACTTCGACGAAGTGATGGATCGCATGGATCACTTCATGGACTGGTTGGCGAAACAGTATGTCACCGCGCTGAACATCATCCACTACATGCATGACAAATACAGCTACGAAGCGTCGCTGATGGCACTGCATGATCGTGACGTGTTCCGTACTATGGCATGTGGTATCGCTGGTCTGTCTGTTGCTGCTGACTCCCTGTCAGCCATCAAATATGCCAAAGTTAAACCGGTTCGTGATGAAGATGGTCTGGCTATCGACTTTGATATCGAAGGCGAATATCCGCAATTCGGTAACAACGACGCTCGCGTAGATGAACTGGCTTGTGACCTGGTTGAACGTTTCATGAAGAAAATTCAGAAACTGGCTACCTACCGTGGCGCAACCCCAACGCAGTCTGTTCTGACCATCACCTCTAACGTGGTATATGGTAAGAAAACAGGTAACACCCCAGACGGCCGTCGCGCAGGTGCACCGTTCGGACCTGGTGCGAACCCAATGCACGGTCGTGACCAGAAAGGTGCTGTTGCTTCTCTGACTTCTGTTGCCAAACTGCCGTTTGCTTACGCGAAAGATGGTATTTCTTATACCTTCTCCATCGTACCGAACGCGTTAGGTAAAGACGACAACGTGCGTAAAGCTAACCTTGCCGGCCTGATGGATGGTTATTTCCACCACGAAGCCAGCATCGAAGGCGGTCAGCACCTGAACGTTAATGTCATGAACCGTGAAATGCTGCTTGATGCGATGGAAAACCCAGAGAAATATCCGCAGCTGACTATCCGTGTATCTGGCTACGCAGTGCGTTTCAACTCACTGACGAAAGAACAGCAGCAAGACGTCATCACCCGTACTTTCACTCAGTCAATGTAA
- the pflA gene encoding pyruvate formate lyase 1-activating protein — MSVIGRIHSFESCGTVDGPGIRFIIFFQGCLMRCLYCHNRDTWDTHGGKEVTVEELMKEVVTYRHFMNASGGGVTASGGEAILQAEFVRDWFRACKAEGINTCLDTNGFVRRYDPVIDELLDVSDLVMLDLKQMNDDIHQNLVGVSNHRTLDFARYLAKRNQRTWIRYVVVPGWSDDDESAHKLGEFTKDMTNIEKIELLPYHELGKHKWIAMGEEYKLDGVKPPKADTMDRIKSILESYGHKVMY; from the coding sequence ATGTCAGTAATCGGTCGCATCCACTCCTTTGAATCCTGCGGCACTGTCGATGGCCCAGGCATCCGTTTCATCATCTTCTTCCAGGGCTGCCTGATGCGCTGCCTGTATTGCCATAACCGTGATACCTGGGATACGCACGGCGGCAAGGAAGTGACGGTGGAAGAACTTATGAAAGAAGTCGTGACCTACCGCCATTTTATGAATGCATCCGGCGGCGGCGTAACAGCATCCGGCGGCGAGGCCATTCTTCAGGCCGAATTTGTGCGCGACTGGTTCCGCGCCTGCAAGGCAGAAGGTATCAACACCTGTCTGGATACCAACGGGTTTGTACGCCGCTATGACCCCGTCATTGACGAGCTACTGGACGTCAGCGACTTAGTGATGCTCGATCTGAAACAAATGAACGACGACATACACCAGAATTTAGTTGGCGTATCGAACCACCGTACTCTGGATTTCGCACGTTATCTGGCAAAGCGCAACCAGCGTACCTGGATACGTTATGTGGTCGTCCCCGGCTGGTCTGATGATGATGAGTCTGCACACAAGTTGGGTGAGTTCACCAAAGATATGACGAACATCGAGAAAATTGAGCTTCTCCCCTACCATGAACTTGGCAAACACAAGTGGATCGCAATGGGTGAGGAGTACAAGTTAGACGGTGTTAAACCACCGAAGGCCGATACCATGGATCGTATTAAGTCGATTCTTGAAAGCTACGGTCACAAGGTCATGTACTAA
- a CDS encoding hydantoinase/oxoprolinase family protein, with protein sequence MLHKNDYRLGIDVGGTNTDAAILDADLRCIATAKFPTSLDIYSGIERVIAEVLTQSGIEPQHIRYAMLGTTQCTNAIVERKGLDRVGLLRLSLPSSDSVPPLFGWDDEWQRTLGEHFYQIHGGYEFDGREIHPILRDEVLAACDRMRGHVDSVAICGVFSPVNNKQEQQVAQWVNAALPDVSVSLSHRIGSTGLLERENATILNASLQSTANRFVSGFTQALIRHGIKATPFFGQNDGTLMSESMVKQYPILTMACGPTNSIRGACHLSGLDNALIIDVGGTTTDIGVLVNGFPRESAIAVEVGDVRTNFRMPDIISIGIGGGTCVRQSQDGKLTLGPDSVGYRLLEQGVSFGGETLTLSDIMLQLHRERWTSDLPRPLPELDNVLCQQAYRQMIDKVESAIDRIKSSSAAIPAVLVGGGSILLPDVLSGISQVMRPLNFDAANAVGVALGKVGAQIERVVKMPDNDREKIKSELQQQTVCLAEETGAMPGSVEIIDYQEIPLAYLPGNAVQVKIKAAGNLA encoded by the coding sequence ATGTTACATAAAAATGATTACCGACTCGGGATTGATGTCGGCGGCACCAACACGGATGCGGCAATTTTAGATGCGGATCTGCGCTGTATTGCGACGGCCAAATTTCCTACCAGTCTGGATATTTATAGCGGTATCGAACGGGTGATTGCTGAAGTATTGACGCAGTCAGGTATCGAGCCGCAGCATATTCGCTATGCGATGTTGGGCACAACACAATGTACCAATGCGATTGTTGAGCGGAAAGGGCTGGATCGCGTTGGTTTATTACGCCTGAGCCTGCCAAGCAGCGATAGCGTTCCACCGCTATTTGGTTGGGATGATGAATGGCAAAGGACATTAGGCGAGCATTTCTACCAAATTCATGGTGGCTATGAATTTGATGGCCGAGAGATTCATCCCATATTGCGGGATGAAGTCTTGGCGGCGTGTGACAGGATGCGCGGTCATGTGGATAGCGTGGCAATTTGTGGCGTATTCTCACCCGTAAACAATAAGCAGGAACAGCAGGTTGCTCAGTGGGTGAATGCAGCACTGCCTGATGTTTCCGTGTCGTTATCCCACCGGATAGGCAGCACCGGATTACTGGAAAGGGAAAACGCGACAATCCTGAATGCGTCGTTGCAAAGCACGGCAAACCGGTTTGTTAGTGGCTTTACGCAAGCGCTAATCCGACATGGTATTAAAGCTACACCGTTCTTCGGGCAAAACGACGGCACATTGATGTCCGAAAGTATGGTGAAGCAATATCCCATTCTGACGATGGCCTGTGGGCCAACGAATTCGATTCGCGGAGCGTGCCACCTTTCCGGGCTGGATAATGCACTGATTATTGATGTCGGTGGCACGACGACAGATATTGGCGTGTTGGTGAATGGCTTCCCGCGTGAGTCGGCTATCGCTGTTGAAGTGGGCGATGTACGAACGAATTTTAGAATGCCTGATATTATTTCTATCGGCATTGGCGGGGGAACCTGCGTGCGGCAGTCTCAGGATGGGAAACTCACGCTTGGACCTGACAGCGTCGGTTATCGTCTTCTTGAACAGGGTGTCAGCTTTGGTGGGGAGACGTTAACGCTCAGCGATATTATGCTGCAGCTTCATCGCGAGCGATGGACATCCGATCTTCCTCGCCCGCTTCCTGAGCTAGATAACGTACTTTGCCAGCAGGCTTATCGTCAGATGATTGATAAAGTGGAAAGTGCTATCGATCGGATCAAATCGTCCAGCGCTGCTATTCCGGCGGTGCTTGTTGGTGGCGGTAGTATTTTACTGCCTGACGTTTTATCGGGTATCAGTCAGGTCATGCGCCCGTTGAATTTTGATGCGGCAAATGCGGTAGGTGTAGCCTTAGGAAAGGTTGGCGCACAGATTGAGCGCGTAGTGAAAATGCCGGATAACGATCGTGAGAAGATAAAAAGCGAGCTGCAGCAACAAACGGTTTGTCTTGCAGAAGAAACGGGTGCGATGCCGGGCAGTGTTGAAATCATCGACTATCAGGAAATTCCGTTGGCGTATCTGCCAGGGAATGCGGTACAGGTGAAAATCAAGGCAGCAGGCAATCTGGCTTAG
- a CDS encoding DUF917 domain-containing protein, whose product MSRYINVQTIDDIALGAAVLGTGGGGDPYVGSLMAKHALKNAVKVPVFDLDEIKDDELFVPCSMIGATTVVVEKIMSASQFVLAFDAMETALQRPITATFPIEVGGINSLIPFVVAAAKGVPVVDCDAMGRAFPEAQMVTFFLDNLRSAPNTLADEKGNTVTLNPIDGMWSERLARVIAEQMGAACAMCDYPLRGSQLKRSAIKGTLTLAQNIGRTLRQAHQSGSHPVQSLLTILNGYVIASGKVVDVDRRTIGGLARGKVVLDGMGNDKGESFTVLFQNELLLAYRSSQVANPTQDNLLAVVPDLISIVDSETGRPIITEHLRYGQRVDVIAYPCNDKWRTPKGIDVAGPEYFGYPVQYVPIEQLANR is encoded by the coding sequence ATGTCTCGTTATATTAATGTACAAACCATTGATGATATAGCACTAGGGGCCGCGGTTCTCGGTACTGGAGGCGGCGGCGACCCGTATGTAGGTTCTTTGATGGCAAAACACGCATTAAAAAATGCGGTCAAGGTTCCTGTATTCGATTTAGATGAAATTAAAGACGATGAGCTGTTTGTTCCCTGTAGCATGATAGGTGCAACAACGGTAGTTGTAGAAAAAATTATGTCAGCTAGCCAGTTTGTTCTGGCGTTTGACGCGATGGAAACGGCGCTTCAGCGACCTATCACTGCAACATTTCCCATCGAAGTTGGCGGTATTAATTCGCTCATACCGTTTGTTGTTGCGGCTGCAAAAGGAGTACCTGTCGTTGATTGTGATGCGATGGGGAGGGCCTTTCCCGAAGCGCAGATGGTGACCTTTTTTCTTGATAATTTACGCTCTGCGCCAAATACGTTAGCGGATGAAAAGGGAAACACGGTTACCTTAAATCCTATTGATGGCATGTGGTCTGAGCGTTTGGCCAGAGTGATTGCGGAACAAATGGGGGCCGCCTGTGCCATGTGTGATTACCCATTGCGCGGTAGCCAACTTAAGCGTAGTGCCATCAAAGGTACACTCACACTGGCGCAGAATATTGGAAGAACGTTGCGTCAGGCACACCAATCGGGAAGCCATCCCGTGCAATCCTTACTGACCATACTGAATGGCTACGTTATTGCATCAGGCAAGGTTGTTGATGTTGATCGTCGCACCATTGGAGGGCTTGCCCGGGGCAAAGTAGTTCTGGATGGCATGGGGAACGATAAAGGTGAGTCGTTTACGGTGCTTTTCCAGAATGAGCTATTGCTTGCTTATCGTTCGTCACAGGTGGCAAATCCTACGCAGGATAATCTGCTGGCTGTTGTGCCTGATTTAATCTCCATAGTAGACAGTGAAACCGGACGTCCAATTATTACGGAACATTTACGTTATGGGCAGCGAGTCGATGTTATTGCCTATCCGTGCAATGACAAGTGGCGAACGCCAAAAGGGATTGACGTTGCGGGGCCGGAGTATTTCGGTTATCCGGTGCAGTATGTGCCGATAGAACAGCTTGCAAATCGCTGA
- a CDS encoding cytosine permease: MSQGNAVPGKEQQGRQIYDYEYEPVPAEARKSWYVIALIWLAMGIDISGLFLGAFLSGGLPFSQAVSATLIGSAFLGVLAALCANVGYGCGLSTTLLSISVFGRFGGKLIGIFSAVSLVGWFAFQLDFFGVMLQKALLHYQIEPGRFLILVFGMALMTSTAIWGVRALGKLSVFSVPLMLILIITGLVLAANNHPEIPLPIIKAPISMGSAISYVVSIWIVSAVMSPDIARYAKTRKDALLGAGLGFFLGNSSTILVALILTHLVGTEDLVEVFFSIGLGMSAIVVLIFAQWTTNSTNLVSASLGLSVVIRALSRPVLVVLMAIAGLLLAYNGMINNFTQFLSLLGVLISPIAGVYLVEYYFIKSSRLQKNVSEASFLNVAAAISWSLGSLVSLLTSPDFFDLFTISSISALDGVIVSMVIYIGIHKIFPQLAD; this comes from the coding sequence ATGTCTCAAGGGAATGCTGTACCTGGAAAAGAACAACAGGGGCGGCAAATCTATGATTACGAATACGAACCTGTCCCTGCTGAAGCGAGAAAAAGCTGGTATGTTATTGCTTTAATATGGCTGGCAATGGGGATTGATATCTCAGGTTTATTCCTTGGTGCTTTCTTAAGCGGAGGATTGCCTTTCTCCCAAGCTGTTAGCGCCACGCTTATCGGTTCTGCCTTTTTAGGTGTATTGGCCGCATTATGCGCGAACGTCGGTTATGGCTGTGGGTTATCAACAACGCTACTAAGTATCTCCGTTTTTGGACGCTTTGGCGGAAAGCTTATTGGTATTTTCTCTGCTGTATCATTGGTTGGTTGGTTTGCTTTTCAACTCGATTTTTTTGGCGTAATGCTGCAAAAAGCACTGTTACATTATCAAATTGAACCAGGTCGTTTTCTTATTTTGGTTTTTGGCATGGCGCTGATGACTTCTACGGCTATTTGGGGTGTCAGAGCATTGGGTAAACTGAGTGTATTCAGCGTACCACTTATGTTGATATTGATAATTACAGGCCTGGTTTTAGCGGCGAATAACCACCCCGAAATACCCCTCCCGATAATTAAAGCGCCGATTAGTATGGGAAGCGCTATCTCTTATGTTGTTTCTATCTGGATAGTCTCTGCCGTGATGTCCCCGGATATAGCTCGCTATGCTAAAACACGTAAAGATGCGTTACTTGGTGCGGGATTGGGGTTCTTTTTAGGTAATAGCTCAACAATATTAGTTGCGCTTATTCTGACTCATCTTGTCGGTACAGAAGATTTAGTTGAAGTGTTTTTCAGTATTGGTTTGGGGATGTCTGCAATTGTGGTGCTTATTTTTGCCCAGTGGACAACAAATAGTACCAACCTTGTCTCCGCATCATTGGGGCTATCCGTTGTTATTCGAGCACTATCACGGCCAGTATTGGTTGTGCTAATGGCTATTGCCGGGTTGCTGTTAGCGTATAACGGTATGATTAATAATTTTACCCAATTCTTGTCGCTGCTCGGTGTCCTGATTTCCCCTATCGCAGGTGTTTATCTCGTCGAATATTATTTTATTAAGTCCTCACGTTTGCAGAAAAATGTATCAGAGGCTTCATTCTTGAATGTGGCGGCGGCTATATCTTGGTCACTTGGTAGTCTTGTGAGCCTGTTAACTTCCCCAGATTTTTTTGATTTATTTACGATAAGCTCAATTTCTGCTCTGGATGGCGTCATTGTAAGTATGGTGATTTATATCGGCATACATAAAATTTTCCCTCAATTGGCAGATTAA
- a CDS encoding LysR family transcriptional regulator, whose translation MRLDKLEIRWLKLFCKIVEKQGITNAQDATGLSQPVLSHYLSRLEDTLGLVLCERGRGGFALTTEGEVVYQEAKSVIATLDDFANRLASIKHQLIGKARIGCLDNTVTHPDKVISNAIGKLYDQSPDVAVELEIGDYTPLMERLKNGHLDIILSVLPDDVPIDIHFQPVFVEKSHFYCASEHGERIEREWHEGTLNPNRLLIGGHALHEISKQLGPVAKKGLQDTAWNVEASLLLLLAGTHIGFLPDHYAAPWVEKGKLTAISPDRLKLTSIFYLVRNAKQRLSPVAEALWNNMVEAGQSSLAGLDVSTSSCS comes from the coding sequence ATGCGCTTAGATAAACTGGAGATCCGCTGGTTAAAGCTTTTCTGTAAAATTGTTGAAAAACAAGGAATTACCAACGCGCAAGACGCAACAGGCCTAAGCCAACCCGTGTTAAGTCACTACCTATCTCGCCTTGAGGATACGCTTGGACTCGTTTTGTGCGAGCGTGGGCGCGGTGGTTTTGCCTTAACAACCGAAGGTGAAGTGGTCTATCAGGAAGCTAAATCTGTCATCGCTACGTTGGACGATTTTGCTAATCGATTGGCAAGTATAAAACATCAGCTTATTGGTAAAGCTCGGATTGGTTGTCTGGATAATACCGTGACTCACCCAGACAAAGTCATTTCTAACGCTATTGGCAAATTGTACGACCAAAGCCCTGATGTTGCAGTGGAACTAGAGATTGGTGATTATACACCATTAATGGAACGCCTAAAAAATGGTCACCTTGATATCATTCTGAGCGTCTTACCAGATGATGTTCCAATAGATATCCATTTCCAGCCTGTTTTCGTTGAAAAAAGCCATTTTTATTGTGCGTCTGAACACGGGGAACGCATAGAAAGAGAGTGGCACGAGGGCACACTTAACCCTAACAGACTGCTCATCGGTGGGCATGCACTACACGAAATTAGTAAACAGTTAGGGCCTGTTGCAAAGAAAGGTTTGCAGGATACAGCATGGAATGTAGAAGCAAGTTTACTGCTGCTGCTGGCAGGCACCCATATTGGTTTTCTTCCCGATCACTATGCTGCCCCTTGGGTTGAGAAAGGGAAACTCACCGCAATTTCACCAGACCGTTTAAAACTAACCAGCATATTTTATCTGGTGCGAAATGCAAAACAGCGCCTTAGCCCAGTCGCTGAAGCGCTGTGGAACAACATGGTGGAAGCGGGACAAAGCTCGCTGGCTGGCCTTGATGTCTCTACCTCAAGCTGCAGCTAA
- a CDS encoding MFS transporter encodes MSAYSRPVLLLLCGLLLLTVCIAVLNTLVPLWLSYQSLPVWQVGLVGSCYFGGNLVGTLLAGKLIKLYGFNRSYYFAALLFGIAIFGLGISADIGSWLFWRFLAGIGCALIWVVVESALLCSGTPTQRGQLLAAYMIAYYLGSVIGQLLLGVLPTALLSVLPWMVALVILAILPLLFTRLPTPPEQQEKSVSLWKMLTYRSARLGVHGCIISGAILGSLYGLMPLYLSHQGMNDAQVGYWMALLISSGIIGQWPIGRMADRYGRLLVLRVLVFVVIIGCVAMLSISHYAMAPSLFLLGCAGFTLYPVAMSWACEKVRPDELVAMNQALLLSYTLGSLCGPSVAAVLMQSYSDRLLFVLIAAVAMIYLMMLLRKADHHPTPLAAA; translated from the coding sequence ATGTCTGCTTATTCCCGCCCAGTGCTGCTCTTGCTCTGCGGACTCTTGCTGCTGACAGTTTGTATCGCAGTATTAAATACTCTGGTACCACTTTGGCTGAGTTATCAATCGCTTCCTGTTTGGCAGGTCGGCCTCGTTGGCTCGTGCTATTTCGGCGGCAATCTGGTTGGAACGCTATTAGCCGGTAAATTAATCAAACTTTATGGGTTTAACCGTAGCTATTATTTCGCCGCTTTATTATTTGGCATCGCGATTTTTGGCCTCGGCATTTCTGCGGATATCGGCAGTTGGCTATTCTGGCGCTTTCTTGCTGGGATCGGCTGTGCATTAATCTGGGTCGTGGTTGAAAGTGCCTTGTTGTGTAGCGGAACGCCGACGCAACGAGGGCAACTGCTGGCTGCGTATATGATTGCCTATTACCTCGGTAGTGTGATTGGACAACTCCTGCTTGGTGTATTACCGACAGCATTGCTGAGCGTGCTGCCGTGGATGGTCGCACTGGTTATTCTGGCAATATTACCACTGCTGTTTACTCGTCTTCCTACACCGCCAGAACAGCAAGAAAAGTCTGTTAGTCTGTGGAAAATGCTGACGTATCGCAGCGCGCGTTTAGGCGTACACGGCTGTATTATTTCCGGTGCAATCTTAGGATCGCTGTATGGCCTGATGCCGCTATATCTCTCTCATCAGGGGATGAATGACGCACAGGTTGGATACTGGATGGCTCTGCTAATTAGCTCAGGCATTATTGGTCAATGGCCTATTGGACGTATGGCCGATCGATATGGCCGGCTGTTAGTTCTGCGGGTATTAGTCTTTGTTGTCATTATTGGCTGTGTAGCCATGTTAAGCATCAGCCACTATGCCATGGCGCCGTCGCTTTTCCTTCTGGGATGCGCAGGCTTTACGCTGTATCCCGTTGCTATGTCGTGGGCATGTGAAAAAGTGCGTCCTGATGAGCTGGTAGCGATGAATCAGGCTTTGCTCCTCAGCTACACGCTTGGCAGTCTTTGCGGGCCAAGCGTTGCTGCGGTATTGATGCAAAGCTACTCCGATCGCTTGCTGTTTGTATTGATTGCTGCTGTTGCCATGATCTACCTGATGATGTTGCTCAGAAAAGCCGATCATCATCCAACGCCATTAGCTGCAGCTTGA
- the serS gene encoding serine--tRNA ligase: MLDPNLLRNELDAVAEKLLARRGFKLDVETLRKQEERRKVLQVETENLQAERNSRSKEIGAAKARGEDIEPLRREVNTLGEKLDAAKAELDQLQNEIRDLALTIPNLPDDSVPLGKDDTQNQEVTRWGEPRKYDFPVRDHVELGEMAAGLDFAAAVKLTGARFVVMKGQIARLHRALSQFMLDLHTQQHGYQEAYVPYLVNHATLYGTGQLPKFGEDLFHTNPLSEEAESSQYALIPTAEVPLTNLVRDEILDEESLPLKMTAHTPCFRSEAGSYGRDTRGLIRMHQFDKVELVQIVRPEDSMQALEELTTHAETVLQLLKLPYRKVLLCTGDMGFGSTKTYDLEVWLPAQDTYREISSCSNMWDFQARRMQARCRSKSDKKTRLVHTLNGSGLAVGRTLVAVLENYQQADGRIEIPEVLRPYMGGLEFIG, from the coding sequence ATGCTCGATCCCAATTTACTGCGTAATGAGCTAGACGCAGTCGCCGAAAAGTTACTGGCTCGCAGAGGCTTTAAGCTGGATGTTGAGACCCTGCGTAAGCAGGAAGAACGTCGTAAAGTATTGCAGGTAGAAACCGAAAACCTGCAGGCAGAGCGTAACTCCCGATCGAAAGAGATTGGTGCAGCAAAAGCACGCGGTGAAGATATCGAGCCTTTGCGTCGTGAAGTTAACACATTAGGCGAAAAACTGGATGCCGCGAAAGCCGAGCTGGATCAGTTGCAGAATGAAATTCGCGATCTGGCGTTAACCATTCCAAACCTGCCGGACGACTCCGTCCCGCTTGGCAAGGATGACACGCAGAACCAGGAAGTGACCCGCTGGGGTGAACCGCGTAAATATGATTTCCCGGTACGCGACCATGTTGAGCTCGGTGAAATGGCTGCCGGACTGGATTTTGCCGCTGCGGTAAAATTAACCGGTGCGCGTTTTGTTGTGATGAAAGGACAGATCGCTCGCCTGCATCGTGCACTTTCCCAGTTCATGCTGGATTTACATACGCAGCAACACGGTTATCAGGAAGCGTATGTGCCTTATCTGGTAAACCATGCCACGTTATACGGTACGGGTCAGTTGCCTAAATTTGGCGAAGACCTGTTCCACACTAACCCGTTAAGCGAAGAAGCAGAAAGCAGCCAATATGCGCTGATTCCGACGGCTGAAGTTCCGCTGACCAACCTGGTACGTGACGAGATTCTTGATGAAGAATCTTTGCCACTGAAGATGACTGCACATACGCCTTGCTTCCGTTCTGAGGCGGGGTCGTATGGTCGCGATACGCGTGGTTTGATTCGTATGCACCAGTTTGACAAGGTTGAGCTGGTACAAATCGTCCGTCCTGAAGATTCTATGCAGGCGCTGGAAGAGCTGACAACCCATGCCGAAACGGTGCTGCAACTGCTGAAATTGCCTTATCGTAAGGTCTTACTGTGCACCGGTGACATGGGCTTTGGTTCGACTAAAACCTACGATCTGGAAGTCTGGCTGCCCGCGCAGGATACGTACCGTGAAATCTCCTCTTGCTCAAACATGTGGGATTTTCAGGCGCGTCGTATGCAGGCTCGCTGCCGCAGCAAGTCCGACAAGAAGACCCGTTTGGTCCATACGTTGAACGGTTCTGGTCTGGCAGTTGGCCGTACTCTGGTGGCAGTTCTGGAAAACTACCAGCAGGCTGATGGCCGTATTGAGATTCCTGAAGTGTTGCGTCCGTATATGGGCGGGCTGGAATTTATTGGCTAA